From a single Nocardioides sp. dk884 genomic region:
- a CDS encoding YebC/PmpR family DNA-binding transcriptional regulator yields MSGHSKWATTKHKKAAIDAKRGKMFAKLIKNIEVAARMGGGDPTGNPTLFDAIQKAKKSSVPNDNIDRAVKRGSGAEAGGADYSTIMYEVYGPQGVAFLVECLTDNKNRAAMEVRTAVTRNGGTLADPGSVSRLFNRKGVVMVPKHHEDSEVSEDDILEATLDAGAEDVIDLGESFQVQSEATDVVAVRTALQAAGIEYDSADVQFVASLEIPVDAEAAGKVFRLVDALEDLDDVQDVFTNVDVPDDVMAQLEE; encoded by the coding sequence ATGTCTGGGCACTCCAAGTGGGCCACCACCAAGCACAAGAAGGCGGCCATCGACGCCAAGCGCGGCAAGATGTTCGCCAAGCTGATCAAGAACATCGAGGTCGCGGCCCGCATGGGCGGCGGTGACCCCACCGGCAACCCGACGCTGTTCGACGCGATCCAGAAGGCGAAGAAGTCGTCGGTCCCCAACGACAACATCGACCGGGCGGTCAAGCGCGGCTCCGGCGCCGAGGCCGGCGGCGCCGACTACTCCACGATCATGTACGAGGTCTACGGCCCGCAGGGCGTGGCCTTCCTGGTGGAGTGCCTCACCGACAACAAGAACCGCGCCGCGATGGAGGTGCGCACCGCCGTCACCCGCAACGGCGGCACGCTCGCCGACCCCGGCTCGGTCTCGCGCCTGTTCAACCGCAAGGGCGTCGTGATGGTGCCCAAGCACCACGAGGACAGCGAGGTCAGCGAGGACGACATCCTCGAGGCGACCCTCGACGCCGGCGCCGAGGACGTCATCGACCTGGGGGAGTCCTTCCAGGTGCAGTCCGAGGCCACCGACGTGGTCGCGGTCCGCACGGCGCTGCAGGCCGCCGGCATCGAGTACGACTCCGCCGACGTGCAGTTCGTCGCCAGCCTGGAGATCCCGGTGGACGCCGAGGCAGCCGGCAAGGTCTTCCGCCTCGTCGACGCCCTCGAGGACCTCGACGACGTGCAGGACGTCTTCACCAACGTCGACGTCCCCGACGACGTGATGGCCCAGCTGGAGGAGTGA
- the secF gene encoding protein translocase subunit SecF has protein sequence MGKFSRLGNDLYTGRRSLDFVGRRPLWYGVSILLVALAIAAVLVKGLNFGVEFTGGTQYKASLTQSVSQDDADAVRDAIADAEIEGAESPSVVTAGSDSLTIKVSELDPEATEQIADIVGDTVDLSSAISIEEIGASWGQEVAERALLGVGVFLVLVMLFIWGYFREWKMSVAALVALVHDIILTVGVYALSGFQVTPSAVTGLLAILGFSLYDTVVVFDKVRENTHGLRRTGQTYADATNLAVNQTLVRSINTSIVALIPIGAILWVSAVQLGASSLQDLALAQFVGTAVGVYSSVVLAPRLLVQLKSRESEVQTADRRARAAAKRNVDPYASVPAFVEDMPVHDEPGMALGDPDDEDDAPRPAAQAPRPAMGATGRGRVVPKPKSETRSTGASGRAQPARQPRSKRGRK, from the coding sequence ATGGGCAAGTTCTCACGGCTCGGCAACGACCTCTACACAGGTCGTCGCTCGCTCGACTTCGTCGGGCGCCGTCCCCTCTGGTACGGCGTGTCGATCCTGCTGGTCGCCCTGGCGATCGCCGCGGTGCTCGTCAAGGGGCTCAACTTCGGTGTCGAGTTCACCGGCGGCACCCAGTACAAGGCCTCGCTCACCCAGAGCGTGTCCCAGGACGACGCCGACGCCGTACGCGACGCGATCGCCGATGCCGAGATCGAGGGCGCGGAGTCGCCCTCCGTCGTCACCGCCGGGTCCGACTCGCTCACGATCAAGGTCAGCGAGCTCGACCCGGAGGCCACCGAGCAGATCGCGGACATCGTTGGTGACACCGTCGATCTGTCCTCGGCCATCTCCATCGAGGAGATCGGCGCCAGCTGGGGTCAGGAGGTCGCCGAGCGCGCCCTCCTGGGCGTCGGGGTGTTCCTGGTCCTGGTCATGCTCTTCATCTGGGGCTACTTCCGCGAGTGGAAGATGTCGGTCGCCGCGCTGGTCGCGCTGGTCCACGACATCATCCTGACCGTCGGCGTCTACGCCCTGTCGGGCTTCCAGGTGACGCCGTCCGCGGTCACGGGTCTGCTCGCGATCCTCGGCTTCTCCCTCTACGACACCGTCGTCGTCTTCGACAAGGTCCGCGAGAACACCCACGGGCTGCGGCGTACCGGCCAGACCTACGCCGACGCCACCAACCTCGCGGTCAACCAGACCCTGGTCCGCTCGATCAACACCAGCATCGTGGCGCTGATCCCGATCGGCGCGATCTTGTGGGTCAGCGCGGTCCAGCTGGGTGCGAGCTCGCTGCAGGACCTCGCCCTCGCGCAGTTCGTCGGCACCGCCGTCGGCGTCTACTCCTCCGTGGTGCTGGCGCCGCGCCTGCTGGTGCAGCTGAAGTCGCGTGAGTCCGAGGTGCAGACGGCCGACCGCCGCGCCCGCGCGGCCGCGAAGCGCAACGTCGACCCGTACGCCTCGGTCCCGGCCTTCGTCGAGGACATGCCCGTCCACGACGAGCCCGGGATGGCGCTCGGCGACCCGGACGACGAGGACGACGCGCCCCGCCCCGCGGCCCAGGCGCCGCGTCCCGCGATGGGTGCCACCGGGCGTGGCCGCGTGGTCCCGAAGCCGAAGAGCGAGACCCGCTCGACCGGCGCCTCGGGTCGGGCCCAGCCGGCCCGGCAGCCGCGATCCAAGCGGGGGCGCAAGTGA
- the yajC gene encoding preprotein translocase subunit YajC, with protein MEFLPIVAVALIFWLLIIRPASRRQKELSRMQGSLTVGDEVMLTSGILGTVEELADDHILVQVADGVCVKVVRGAIGSIMQPAAREEGPVEDGPEEN; from the coding sequence TTGGAGTTTCTGCCCATCGTCGCGGTCGCGCTGATCTTCTGGCTCCTGATCATCCGCCCGGCCAGCCGGCGCCAGAAGGAGCTCTCGCGCATGCAGGGATCTCTCACGGTGGGTGACGAGGTGATGCTGACGTCCGGCATCCTCGGCACCGTCGAGGAGCTCGCCGACGATCACATCCTGGTCCAGGTCGCCGACGGCGTGTGCGTCAAGGTCGTCCGCGGCGCGATCGGCTCGATCATGCAGCCCGCCGCCCGCGAGGAAGGGCCCGTCGAGGACGGGCCGGAGGAGAACTGA
- the ruvC gene encoding crossover junction endodeoxyribonuclease RuvC has protein sequence MRVLGIDPGLTRCGVGVVEGEVGRPLTLIDVNVVRTSAHLAVPERLVSIEKGIDAWLDEHRPDAVAIERVFARSDVSTVMGTAQASGIAMVCAARRGLPVALHTPSEVKAAVSGNGRADKAQVGAMVTRILRLDALPKPADAADALALAITHIWRGGAQARIDAALATAQRQTQRQAPVRPARSRA, from the coding sequence ATGCGCGTGCTCGGGATCGATCCCGGTCTGACCCGCTGCGGTGTCGGCGTGGTCGAGGGTGAGGTCGGGCGACCGCTCACGCTGATCGACGTCAATGTCGTGCGCACCTCCGCGCACCTCGCGGTCCCGGAGCGGCTGGTGAGCATCGAGAAGGGCATCGACGCCTGGCTCGATGAGCACCGCCCCGACGCGGTGGCGATCGAGCGGGTCTTCGCCCGCTCCGACGTCAGCACCGTCATGGGCACCGCCCAGGCCAGCGGCATCGCGATGGTGTGCGCGGCTCGCCGCGGCCTGCCGGTCGCGCTGCACACCCCCAGCGAGGTCAAGGCCGCGGTCTCGGGCAACGGTCGCGCCGACAAGGCCCAGGTCGGCGCGATGGTCACCCGCATCCTGCGCCTCGACGCGCTGCCCAAGCCTGCCGACGCCGCCGACGCGCTGGCGCTGGCCATCACCCACATCTGGCGCGGCGGGGCGCAGGCGCGCATCGACGCCGCGCTCGCCACGGCCCAGCGCCAGACCCAGCGCCAGGCCCCTGTCCGACCTGCGAGGAGCAGAGCATGA
- the secD gene encoding protein translocase subunit SecD codes for MARPMNRPGRVLVTFFATIAILFGLVAIGGDWKPALGLDLQGGTRITLTAEGDPEEGSLEEARGIIDRRVNGSGVAEADVTTQSGQYVQVEIPGDTRRDLVEVVQRQAQLRFRLVGCSELDGLCGTQDPVIQQTPQDPTAGDQQGNQQPGNKQQNKGNQQNQAPKNRPATGFATDDSATPKPEPAAPSEEASEAPGGGASAPASETPEPKDETERVQQLLNWQNNPPAADVQAYNAFTCPPGNDPDALIPVDDVADKPLVTCGWVEGENEGEGSWVKFLLSATVVEGTELKSASAGIPPDSVGWAVQLEIGGQGEDAFEQISRALVQSDRQFAIVLDGQVISFPGFTSPITNGQAQITGDFSETEANDLATSLKFGALPISFEDDATVETIGPSLAGNQLTAGIWAGAIGLLLVMLYCLFYYRGLGIVVLASLVVAAAITYALVLLLAKTAGFTLTLPGIAGLIIAVGVTADSFILLFERIRDEMREGKSMRVAVESGWRRARVTRLAANTVSLLSALVLYIFATGAVKGFGFALGLSTLIDLAVLFWFTRPMVVLLSRYRFFNGGGRWSGLSPETLGVDRVPVGGKA; via the coding sequence ATGGCTCGGCCCATGAACCGTCCCGGCCGCGTGCTGGTGACGTTCTTCGCGACGATCGCGATCCTCTTCGGGTTGGTGGCCATCGGCGGCGACTGGAAGCCCGCGCTCGGCCTCGACCTGCAGGGCGGCACCCGCATCACGCTGACCGCCGAGGGTGATCCCGAGGAGGGCAGCCTCGAGGAGGCCCGCGGCATCATCGACCGCCGCGTCAACGGCTCCGGTGTCGCCGAGGCCGACGTGACCACCCAGAGCGGTCAGTACGTCCAGGTCGAGATCCCCGGTGACACCCGCCGCGACCTCGTCGAGGTCGTCCAGCGCCAGGCGCAGCTGCGCTTCCGCCTGGTCGGCTGCAGCGAGCTCGACGGCCTCTGCGGCACCCAGGACCCGGTCATCCAGCAGACCCCGCAGGACCCGACCGCCGGTGACCAGCAGGGCAACCAGCAGCCCGGTAACAAGCAGCAGAACAAGGGCAACCAGCAGAACCAGGCGCCCAAGAACCGTCCCGCCACCGGCTTCGCGACCGATGACTCCGCGACCCCGAAGCCGGAGCCCGCAGCGCCCAGCGAGGAGGCCAGCGAGGCCCCCGGTGGCGGCGCCAGTGCGCCCGCGAGCGAGACGCCGGAGCCGAAGGACGAGACCGAGCGGGTCCAGCAGCTGCTGAACTGGCAGAACAACCCGCCGGCCGCCGACGTACAGGCCTACAACGCCTTCACCTGCCCGCCCGGCAACGACCCGGACGCACTGATCCCCGTCGATGACGTGGCCGACAAGCCGCTGGTCACCTGCGGCTGGGTCGAGGGCGAGAACGAGGGCGAGGGCTCGTGGGTCAAGTTCCTGCTCAGCGCCACCGTCGTCGAGGGCACCGAGCTCAAGTCCGCCTCGGCCGGGATCCCGCCGGACAGCGTGGGCTGGGCCGTGCAGCTCGAGATCGGCGGCCAGGGCGAGGACGCCTTCGAGCAGATCTCCCGCGCCCTCGTGCAGAGCGACCGGCAGTTCGCCATCGTCCTGGACGGTCAGGTCATCTCGTTTCCCGGCTTCACCAGCCCGATCACCAACGGTCAGGCCCAGATCACCGGTGACTTCAGCGAGACCGAGGCCAACGACCTCGCGACCAGCCTGAAGTTCGGCGCGCTGCCGATCTCCTTCGAGGACGACGCGACCGTCGAGACCATCGGCCCCTCGCTCGCCGGCAACCAGCTCACCGCCGGCATCTGGGCGGGCGCCATCGGCCTGCTCCTGGTGATGCTCTACTGCCTCTTCTACTACCGCGGCCTGGGCATCGTCGTGCTGGCCTCGCTGGTGGTGGCGGCTGCGATCACCTACGCCCTGGTGCTGCTCCTGGCCAAGACGGCCGGGTTCACGCTCACCCTCCCTGGCATCGCCGGGCTGATCATCGCCGTCGGTGTCACCGCGGACTCCTTCATCCTGCTCTTCGAGCGCATCCGCGATGAGATGCGCGAGGGCAAGTCGATGCGGGTCGCGGTGGAGAGCGGCTGGCGCCGGGCCCGGGTCACGCGGCTCGCGGCCAACACGGTCTCGCTGCTCTCGGCCCTGGTGCTCTACATCTTCGCGACGGGCGCGGTGAAGGGCTTCGGCTTCGCGCTCGGCCTGTCCACGCTCATCGACCTCGCCGTGCTGTTCTGGTTCACCCGCCCGATGGTGGTCCTGCTCTCGCGGTACAGGTTCTTCAACGGCGGCGGCCGCTGGTCCGGGCTCAGCCCCGAGACTCTCGGGGTCGACCGCGTCCCGGTAGGAGGCAAGGCCTGA
- the ruvB gene encoding Holliday junction branch migration DNA helicase RuvB, with the protein MPFHEDELEEAEHSHLRSLTTAEADGDERAIEAALRPRTLDEVVGQTRVRDQLGLVLEAARQRGRAPDHVLLSGPPGLGKTTLAMIVAAEMSAPLRLTSGPAITHAGDLAAILSGMNEGDVLFVDEIHRMSRPAEEMLYMAMEDFRVDVVIGKGPGATAIPLEIPPFTLVGATTRAGLLPGPLRDRFGFTAHLEFYEPHELDRIVHRSAGLLDVRLEAEGAAEIASRSRGTPRIANRLLRRVRDYAEVRADGLVTLEVARAALDLYEVDALGLDRLDRAVLDVLCRRFGGGPVGVSTLAVAVGEERETVEEVAEPFLVRMGFLARTPRGRVATAGAWRHLGLAAPAHLGDVPLPEE; encoded by the coding sequence GTGCCGTTCCACGAGGACGAGCTCGAGGAGGCCGAGCACAGCCACCTGCGCTCGCTGACCACCGCCGAGGCCGATGGTGACGAGCGGGCGATCGAGGCCGCGCTGCGCCCGCGCACCCTCGACGAGGTCGTCGGCCAGACCCGGGTCCGCGACCAGCTCGGCCTGGTGCTCGAGGCCGCCCGCCAGCGCGGGCGCGCCCCCGACCACGTGCTGCTCTCCGGTCCGCCCGGGCTCGGCAAGACCACGCTGGCGATGATCGTGGCCGCGGAGATGTCCGCGCCGCTGCGCCTGACCAGCGGCCCGGCGATCACCCACGCCGGCGACCTCGCCGCGATCCTGTCCGGGATGAACGAGGGCGACGTGCTGTTCGTCGACGAGATCCACCGCATGTCCCGGCCGGCCGAGGAGATGCTCTACATGGCGATGGAGGACTTCCGCGTCGACGTCGTCATCGGCAAGGGCCCGGGCGCGACGGCGATCCCGCTGGAGATCCCCCCGTTCACCCTGGTCGGCGCGACCACCCGCGCCGGCCTGCTGCCCGGTCCGCTGCGCGACCGGTTCGGCTTCACCGCCCACCTGGAGTTCTACGAGCCCCACGAGCTGGACCGGATCGTGCACCGCTCCGCCGGGCTCCTCGACGTACGACTGGAGGCGGAGGGGGCCGCGGAGATCGCCTCGCGCTCGCGCGGCACGCCCCGCATCGCCAACCGGCTGCTGCGCCGGGTGCGCGACTATGCCGAGGTGCGCGCCGACGGGCTGGTGACCCTCGAGGTCGCCCGCGCCGCGCTCGACCTCTACGAGGTCGACGCGCTGGGCCTGGACCGGCTCGACCGCGCGGTCCTCGACGTCCTGTGCCGGCGTTTCGGCGGCGGGCCGGTCGGCGTCTCGACGCTGGCGGTGGCCGTGGGGGAGGAGCGCGAGACCGTCGAGGAGGTCGCCGAGCCCTTCCTGGTGCGCATGGGTTTCCTGGCCCGCACGCCCCGCGGCCGGGTCGCCACGGCGGGTGCTTGGCGGCACCTGGGTCTCGCCGCACCCGCCCACCTGGGCGACGTACCGTTGCCGGAGGAGTGA
- the ruvA gene encoding Holliday junction branch migration protein RuvA, whose translation MIAFVSGEVAAVTPTSAVLEVGGIGVELICTPGTLATLSPRVGSRERATLSASMVVREDSLTLFGFLDDDEKAVFELVQTASGVGPKLAQAILAVLTPDDLRRAIGSDDVKTLTRVPGIGQKGAQRIILELKDRIGAPVGGRAAGAVPAVDPWREQVLQGLVGLGWSAKDADQAVEAVAPEAGPSPDVATLLRSALRALSKA comes from the coding sequence ATGATCGCGTTCGTCAGTGGCGAGGTCGCCGCGGTGACCCCCACCAGTGCGGTGCTGGAGGTGGGCGGCATCGGTGTGGAGCTGATCTGCACCCCCGGCACCCTCGCCACCCTGTCGCCGCGGGTGGGCTCGCGGGAGCGGGCCACGCTGTCGGCCAGCATGGTCGTGCGCGAGGACTCCCTCACGCTCTTCGGCTTCCTCGACGACGACGAGAAGGCCGTCTTCGAGCTCGTGCAGACCGCCTCGGGCGTCGGCCCCAAGCTGGCCCAGGCGATCCTCGCGGTGCTGACCCCCGACGACCTGCGCCGCGCGATCGGTTCCGACGACGTCAAGACCCTCACCCGGGTGCCCGGCATCGGCCAGAAGGGCGCCCAGCGGATCATCCTGGAGCTCAAGGACCGCATCGGCGCCCCCGTCGGCGGCCGCGCGGCGGGTGCCGTGCCGGCCGTCGACCCCTGGCGCGAGCAGGTGCTCCAGGGCCTGGTCGGGCTCGGCTGGTCGGCCAAGGACGCCGACCAGGCGGTCGAGGCGGTCGCCCCCGAGGCCGGTCCCAGCCCCGACGTGGCGACCCTGCTGCGCTCGGCCCTGCGCGCCCTGAGCAAGGCCTGA